The following are encoded together in the Lactuca sativa cultivar Salinas chromosome 1, Lsat_Salinas_v11, whole genome shotgun sequence genome:
- the LOC111916194 gene encoding protein BPS1, chloroplastic translates to MILQLSSLRFSNHNNHHRMSEVSLSPLQAFRSIVTGNLHPLLESLKLGSDFLSLKWIHECFQVLPILNNEFAKLMAEIDYPVSSWEAGSIDEYLDYTMSILELLNAINSSLSHLNQARVSLSHALSLMESTPAMGVERMREITLHDSIKGFKGSGGDEERNRKGKERIFHEAILVMKGTAFWVCGVVLYGLRSDVWPLMEIMKSGVVVDCCLMPLDSIFRNKIIEKRGLVKEVEDVNETVRMIVSKGIGDFDVAMELKRRLEMVRNGLKGLKEEEEGLFAEVMAARNEVLETLRRKNK, encoded by the coding sequence aTGATTCTCCAATTAAGTAGCCTTAGATTCTCCAACCATAATAACCACCACCGCATGTCGGAAGTATCTTTATCACCTCTGCAAGCTTTCCGGTCCATTGTCACCGGAAACCTACACCCGTTACTGGAAAGTCTGAAACTTGGATCGGACTTCTTGTCCTTGAAATGGATCCACGAATGTTTTCAGGTGTTACCCATATTGAACAATGAGTTTGCGAAGCTTATGGCGGAGATAGATTATCCAGTGAGCAGTTGGGAAGCTGGTTCCATTGACGAGTATCTTGATTACACCATGAGCATATTGGAACTCCTGAATGCGATTAATTCTTCTCTTTCTCATCTTAATCAAGCTCGTGTGTCACTCTCACATGCTTTGAGCCTTATGGAAAGCACACCGGCTATGGGTGTGGAACGGATGAGAGAGAttacgttgcatgattccatcaAGGGATTTAAAGGTAGTGGAGGGGATGAAGAAAGGAATCGAAAAGGGAAAGAAAGGATCTTTCATGAAGCTATTTTGGTAATGAAAGGTACTGCTTTTTGGGTTTGTGGGGTTGTGTTATATGGATTAAGGAGTGATGTTTGGCCGCTTATGGAGATTATGAAAAGTGGGGTGGTGGTGGATTGTTGCTTGATGCCTCTTGATTCCATCTTTAGGAATAAGATCATTGAGAAAAGGGGATTGGTAAAGGAAGTGGAAGATGTGAATGAGACTGTGCGTATGATTGTATCCAAGGGAATTGGTGATTTTGATGTTGCGATGGAGTTGAAGAGAAGATTGGAGATGGTTAGAAATGGGTTGAAGGgtttaaaagaagaagaagaaggtttgtTTGCAGAGGTTATGGCTGCTAGGAATGAAGTGCTTGAGACACTTAGAAGGAAAAATAAATAG